The Gavia stellata isolate bGavSte3 chromosome 26, bGavSte3.hap2, whole genome shotgun sequence genome has a window encoding:
- the MPZL2 gene encoding myelin protein zero-like protein 2 — translation MHGLNWLGAVLFLGVQLRALWPAAAVEVYTSKEVDAVNGTNLRLKCTFSSSSPVSQHLSVTWNFQPEDLSSHEPVFYYLKEPYKLSAGRFKERVTWDGNIERNDVSIVIWNLQPTDNGTFTCQVKNPPDVDGTIGEVRLRVVQKVHFSEIHFLAVAIVSACVLMIILVTAVIACQHHRKKAQEKRLEVADTELREKENLKIREEKEASPLED, via the exons ATGCATGGCCTCAActggctgggtgctgtgctCTTCCTTGGGGTACAGCTCCGAG CACTGTGGCCTGCGGCAGCCGTGGAGGTCTACACTTCCAAGGAGGTGGATGCTGTGAACGGCACTAACCTGCGGTTAAAATGCaccttttccagcagcagccctgttAGCCAGCACCTGTCAGTGACCTGGAACTTCCAGCCTGAGGACCTGAGCTCTCATGAGCCA GTATTTTATTACCTGAAGGAGCCCTACAAGCTGTCTGCTGGACGGTTTAAAGAGCGAGTCACCTGGGATGGGAATATTGAGCGCAATGATGTTTCCATCGTTATCTGGAATTTGCAGCCCACTGACAACGGGACATTCACCTGCCAGGTGAAGAACCCACCAGATGTTGATGGCACAATCGGTGAAGTGCGACTCAGAGTTGTGCAGAAAG TGCATTTCTCAGAAATCCACTTCCTGGCGGTGGCCATCGTGTCTGCTTGTGTGCTGATGATCATTCTGGTGACAGCTGTGATTGCCTGTCAGCACCATCGGAAGAAAGCGCAGGAGAAGAGGCTCGAGGTGGCAGACACTGAACT TAGAGAAAAGGAGAATCTGAAGattagagaagaaaaggaagccaGTCCATTAGAAGACTAG
- the LOC104252190 gene encoding myelin protein zero-like protein 3, translating into MRGGGAVAAGGGLLLLPRGVLLLLGVCNAFSLEIKASPKVRAFVGEQVSLKCSFKSSFPITESLTVDWTYRPLTGGQMETIFHYQSVPYPTTVGKFKDRITWVGNVAKGDASIAVQSPVMSDNGTFICSVKNPPDVYHNIPQTTLIVTERGLSFQLTSAVLLSFLVFLPSVVVVILLLVRMGRKFGVLKEKKKSGCKKSSIEVSDEPEHREADNCLGKVRKWCLDCVDTDEEDPY; encoded by the exons atgcggggcggcggggcggtggcggcgggcggcggcctCCTTCTCCTTCCGCGGGGGGTCCTGCTTCTGCTCG GTGTCTGCAATGCTTTTTCACTGGAGATTAAAGCCAGTCCTAAAGTGCGAGCTTTCGTTGGTGAACAAGTATCACTGAAATGCTCATTCAAATCCAGTTTTCCCATCACTGAGAGCCTGACGGTAGACTGGACGTACCGGCCCCTCACAGGTGGACAGATGGAGACA ATTTTTCATTATCAGTCTGTTCCATACCCAACAACAGTGGGAAAATTCAAAGACAGGATAACATGGGTTGGGAATGTGGCCAAGGGTGATGCTTCCATTGCTGTCCAAAGCCCAGTGATGAGTGACAACGGGACGTTCATCTGCAGCGTGAAGAATCCTCCAGATGTGTACCATAACATTCCCCAGACAACGCTGATAGTTACGGAGAGGG GCCTTTCCTTCCAGCTAACTTCAGCGGTGCTGCTGTCCTTTTTAGTATTTCTCCCTTCTGTCGTTGTGGTCATTCTGCTGTTGGTAAGGATGGGAAGGAAATTTGGAGtgctaaaggagaaaaaaaaatctggctgtAAGAAATCCTCCATCGAAGTATCTGATGA GCCTGAACATAGAGAGGCAGACAACTGCTTGGGGAAAGTCAGAAAGTGGTGTCTGGACTGTGTG GACACGGATGAGGAAGACCCATACTGA
- the LOC104260226 gene encoding LOW QUALITY PROTEIN: T-cell surface glycoprotein CD3 epsilon chain (The sequence of the model RefSeq protein was modified relative to this genomic sequence to represent the inferred CDS: substituted 1 base at 1 genomic stop codon), with the protein MGLERSLPLLALLLCVVGTAAQQGKSQEGKXFLVEISGTTVTITCPLTEDNIVWDSSRTKPDTKERKYVIENHDSSPANVSCSSGDRKYEMYLNARVCENCEELDALTVTGIITADLLITFGVLILVYYFSKDRKGRASAGAGSRPRGQKMQRPPPVPNPDYEPIRKGQREVYAGLESRGF; encoded by the exons ATGGGGCTGGAGCGGTCCTTGCCTCTGCTGGCACTCCTGCTGTGTGTGG ttgGCACCGCAGCTCAGCAGGGTAAGT CACAGGAGGGTAAGT AATTCCTGGTGGAGATTTCCGGAACCACGGTGACAATCACATGTCCCTTGACCGAAGACAACATAGTCTGGGACTCAAGCAGGACAAAACCAGACACCAAAGAGAGGAAGTACGTTATAGAGAATCACGACAGCTCTCCTGCCAACGTGAGTTGTTCGTCAGGTGATAGGAAGTACGAAATGTACCTGAATGCCAGAG TGTGCGAGAACTGTGAGGAGCTGGATGCCTTGACAGTGACAGGGATTATCACGGCGGATCTTCTTATCACCTTCGGGGTGCTGATTCTGGTCTATTACTTCAGCAAAGACAGGAAGGGGAGAGCGAGCGCTGGTGCTGGCAGTCGGCCACGAG GTCAGAAGATGCAGCGTCCTCCACCTGTTCCAAACCCGGACTACGAG CCCATCCGGAAAGGCCAGCGGGAAGTGTATGCAGGCCTGGAATCCAGGGGCTTCTGA